The Carassius carassius chromosome 16, fCarCar2.1, whole genome shotgun sequence genome window below encodes:
- the LOC132159810 gene encoding rab GTPase-activating protein 1-like isoform X3 produces the protein MMQEVSITVAYDAHVINQINEEDFFASLVADSKPRPVVPTKKLKKFEKEYQCLRESQLQQEDPIDRYQRENRRLQEASMRLEQENDDLAHELVTSKIALRNDLDQVEDKADVLNKELLNTKQRLVETEEEKRRQEEETAQLKEVFRRELEKAELEIKKTTAIIAEYKQICSQLSTRLEKQQASTKEELDIVKAKVMACERCREVFSKDGPLQIPALSQDNRDTDLDEEKDSLKAQLRELELELAQTKLQLVEAKCKIQELEHQRGVLMTEVQAAKNSWFSKTLGSLKNSASNQSPSSPKEGQ, from the exons ATGATGCAGGAAGTGTCGATAACGGTGGCTTACGACGCTCATGTCATCAATCAGATCAACGAGGAGGATTTCTTCGCCAGTCTGGTGGCTGATTCCAAACCTAGACCGGTG GTGCCAACAAAGAAGCTGAAGAAGTTTGAGAAGGAGTATCAGTGTCTGAGAGAGAGTCAGCTGCAGCAGGAAGACCCTATAGACAGATACCAG AGAGAGAACCGGCGGTTGCAGGAGGCCAGCATGCGTCTGGAGCAGGAGAACGATGATCTCGCCCATGAACTGGTGACCAGTAAGATAGCACTGAGGAACGACCTGGACCAG GTAGAGGACAAAGCTGATGTTTTAAACAAAGAACTGCTCAACACTAAACAACGCCTGGTGGAGACcgaggaggagaagagaagacAAGAGGAGGAGACGGCACAG ctgaaggaagtgttcagaaGAGAGCTGGAGAAAGCCGAATTAGAGATCAAGAAGACCACAGCCATCATAGCAGAATATAAACAG ATATGTTCCCAGTTAAGTACGAGACTGGAGAAACAACAGGCATCCACAAAAGAGGAACTGGATATAGTTAAA GCTAAAGTGATGGCATGTGAGCGCTGTAGGGAAGTGTTCAGCAAAGACGGACCCCTGCAGATCCCGGCATTGAGTCAGGACAACCGGGACACAGACCTGGACGAGGAGAAGGACTCGCTGAAGGCTCAGCTCCGAGAGCTAGAACTGGAGCTGGCGCAAACCAAACTCCAGCTGGTGGAGGCCAAGTGTAAGATCCAG GAGCTGGAGCATCAGAGGGGTGTTTTGATGACTGAGGTCCAAGCTGCCAAAAACTCCTGGTTCAGTAAAACACTGGGCTCCCTCAAGAATTCAGCCAGTAACCAGTCACCCTCCTCACCCAAAGAGGGCCAGTAG